A segment of the Streptomyces sp. P9-A2 genome:
GGCCCGGCCGCACCGGGCGAGGGTGCCCAGCACCGACATCTCGGTGGGGCTGAGCGACTCGTCGACGCGCTGGTGCTTGAGCCGACGGGACAGACGCATCACGGCGGATCGGAGGGCGTTCACGGCGGCTACGTCGTCGCCCTGGCTGAGGTCTGGCATGTTATTTAGCGTAACTCATTACTCTCGCTAAAGGACTACCCGCGTCGAGCCCACCTACCGCCGGCGCCCGTGACCTCGGCCACTCACCCACGGAATCGCCCGGCCGGATCACTCGGTCGAATCACTCGTACGAGTGATTCCGGCGTGGATGCGGGCACGCCGGGCCGGGATGTGCGGCAACCCTCATGCCCATGGGGACCGATGTACTCAGCCTGCGCATGGACCACGAGCTGCTCGAGCGGCTCCGGCAACATGCCGCCAGACGCGGAATGAGCGTCCAGGACTATGTCGTCCAGACGCTCATTCGCGATGACTTCGACCAGCGGTTCCAGACCGCCGTCGAGGAGACGGAGAAGTTCTACGACGTCACTTGAACCTTGACGCCGAGCGGTGACACCGAGCCGTGACGCTTCTCCCGCCGAGCCGGGCCGGGCCGGATCAGGCCGGCCCGGGTCGGATCAGGTCAGGCCCAGCGCCGGCATCAGGTAGTAGAAGGCGAAGACCGCCGACACCACGTACAACGGCACCGGCACCTCCTTGCCGCGCCCGGCCGCCAGGCGCAGCACCACGAAGGTGATGAAGCCCATGCCGATGCCGTTGGTGATCGAGTAGGTGAACGGCATCATCACCATGGTCACGAAGGCCGGGATGGCGATGGTGTGGTCCGCCCAGTCGATCTCCTTGATCGAGCCCGCCAGGATCAGGAAACCGACCGCGAGCAGCGCCGGGGTCGCCGCCTGCGACGGGACCATGGTGGCGACGGGTGTGAGGAACAGCGCGACGGCGAAGAGCGCCCCGGTGACGACGTTGGCGAAGCCGGTGCGCGCGCCCTCGCCGACACCGGCGGTGGACTCCACGAAGGCGGTGGTGGCGGAGGCGGAGCTGGCGCCACCCGCGGCGACCGCGACACCGTCGATGAACAGGACCTTGTTGATGCCGGGCATCTGGCCCTCGCCGTCGGTCAGCTTGGCCTCGTCGGAGATCCCCATGATCGTGCCCATCGCGTCGAAGAAGCACGACAGCAGCACGGTGAAGACGAACAGGACGCCGGTCAGCACGCCGACCTTACCGAAACCGCCGAACAGGCTGACCTCGCCGATCAGGCCGAAGTCGGGGGTGGCGAACGGGTTGCCGGGCCAGGTCGGGGTCGTCAGGCCCCAGGAGGGGATGTCGGCCACGGCGTTGATGATCACGCCGAGAACGGTCATCGCGACGATCGAGATGAGGATCGCGCCGGGCACCTTGCGCACGATCAGCGCGAGGGTGAGCAGCGCGCCGAGGATGAAGACGAGGACCGGCCAGCCGGTGAGGTGACCGTTGCTGCCGAGCTGCATCGGCACGGTGGTGTGCGCGGCGTCCGGGATGCGGGAGATGAAACCGGAGTCGACGAGGCCGATCAGCATGATGAACAGGCCGATACCGATGGCGATGGCCTTGCGCAGACCGTGCGGGACGGCGTTCATCACGCGCTCGCGCAGACCGGTGGCGACCAGCAGCATGACGATGAAACCGGCCAGTACCACCATCCCCATGGCGTCCGGCCAGGACATGCGCGGGGCGAGCTGGAGCGCGACGACCGAGTTCACGCCGAGACCGGCGGCCAGCGCGATCGGCACGTTGCCGATGACACCCATGAGCAGCGTGGTGAACGCCGCCGTCAGGGCGGTCGCGGTGACCAGCTGACCGTTGTCGAGCTGGTTGCCGTACAGGTCCTTCGAGCTGCCCAGGATGATCGGGTTCAGCACGATGATGTAGGCCATCGCGAAGAAGGTGGCGAACCCGCCACGAATCTCGCGGGGCAGGGAGCTGCCCCGCTCGGAGATCTTGAAGTAGCGGTCCAGTGCGCCGGAGCCGGGGCTGGACCCCGGCTGATCGGGCATCGGAGCCTTGGCGGGGGCCGACGTGGACATGCGGAAACCTCATCACCGGTGGACCCTGTTCAAAGTCCTTTGGTGTTTTCTACGAACAGAAGTGGCCAGAGACAAACGAATTCAGTATGAACATATAACAAGACTCCCGCTATCTCCGCGCGTAGACGAGCCAGGGTGGCGTGACGCGGACGCGGCGGACGTCGCACCCCCGCTCCTCGTAAGCTGTCCGCATGGCCGCTTTCTTCTCGGGTCTCTCCGACATCGTCAAGGGGAACCCCCAGCACGAGGCACCGGAGCCCCTCGAGGGCCCCGTGGTCGCCACCATCGTCGGCGGCACGATCCTCTGGTTCGCCCTCTTCCTGATGCAGCTGCCGTTCTACGGCTGGTTCGACGACCGCGGCCACACCTGGTGGCTGTGGACCTGCCTGGCCGGCGGCGGGCTCGGCTTCATCGGCATCTGGTACGTCCGCCGGCGCGACGCGGCGATCAAGCGCACGCAGGCGGCACAGGGGGCACAGACCGTGGACCCCATGGATGCCATGGACACTGTGGAGGCCGCGGAAGCCGCCTCCGGGATCCCTGAGGCGGAATCCCTCCGCGGCGCCTCCCCCGCACCCTCGGCCGACTGACGGCCCGGCCGGTGGGCCGTCAGGCCGACCGGCCGCGATTCCCGTACTACCACGGGCCCATACCCGCCCCTACCCAGGTCGGATCTTCGACGCATCCGGTGGGTGGGGCCCGTCCGGCCCCCGTACCGTCATCCGCATGACCCCTCTCGACGCGGACACGCGGGCCGGCGCCGCGCATCCTGCCCCCCTGACATCGCCGGTGACCGGTCTGACCTCCGCCCAGGTGGCGGAGCGGGTGGCCCTCGGGCAGGTCAACGACGTGCCGGTGCGCAGCAGCCGGTCGCTGACCGAGATCGTCCGCGCGAACGTCCTCACCCGGTTCAACGCGATCATCGGCGTCCTCTGGGTGATCATGCTGGGCGTCGCGCCCATCCAGGACAGCCTGTTCGGCTTCGTGATCCTCGCCAACACCGGGATCGGCATCATCCAGGAGTGGCGGGCGAAGAAGACCCTGGACTCCCTGGCCGTGATCGGCGAGGCCCGGCCGACGGTGCGCCGGGACGGGGTGAGCGCCGGGATCGGCACCTCGCAGATCGTGCTGGACGACCTGATCGAGATCGGGCCGGGTGACAAGGTCGTCGTCGACGGGGTGTGCGCGCAGGCCGACTCGCTGGAGATCGACGAGTCACTGCTCACCGGCGAGGCCGACCCCGTGGTCAAGCAGCCCGGGGACCAGGTCATGTCCGGAAGCTTCGTGGTCGCGGGCGGCGGCTCCTTCCAGGCGACCAGGGTGGGGCGCGAGGCGTACGCGGCGCAGCTCGCCGAGGAGGCTTCCCGGTTCACGCTGGTCCACTCCGAGCTGCGCTCGGGCATCTCCACGATCCTCAAGTACGTTACGTGGATGATGATCCCGACCGCGACCGGGCTGATCGTCAGCCAGCTGTTCGTCAAGGACGACGAGCTGAAGAACTCCATCGCCCGCACGGTCGGCGGGATCGTTCCGATGGTGCCCGAGGGGCTGGTGCTGCTCACCTCGGTGGCCTTCGCGATCGGGGTCGTCCGGCTGGGCCGCAAGCAGTGCCTGGTACAGGAGCTGCCCGCCATCGAGGGGCTGGCCCGCGTCGACACGGTCTGCCTGGACAAGACCGGCACCCTCACCGAGGGCGGCATGGACGTCACCGAGCTGCACCTGCTCGACACCGGCACAGGTACGGGCACGGGCAGGGGCGCAAACACCGGCACCGGCACCGGCACCGGCACCGGCGCGGCGTACGTCCGGGACGTGCTCGGTGCCCTCGGCGTCTCCGATCCGCGGCCGAACGCCTCGCTCCGGGCGATCGCCGATGCCTACCCCGCCCCCGGTGACTGGCGGCGCGCCGACGCCCTGCCCTTCTCCTCCGCCCGCAAGTACAGCGGTGCCGCCTTCACCGAGGGCGACGAGACCGCCTCCACCTGGCTGCTCGGCGCCCCCGACGTCCTGCTCGACGCCGACGACCCTGCCCTGGCCCGCACGGGGCGGCTGAACGAGCAGGGCCTGCGGGTGCTGCTCCTCGCCCGTACCGAGCGGCCCCTGGACGACCCCGAGGTCGCCGTCGGTGTCCGCCCCACCGCGCTGGTGGTGCTGGAGCAGCGGCTGCGGCCGGACGCGGCGGACACGCTGGCGTACTTCGCCGAGCAGGACGTCGACGCCAAGGTCATCTCCGGCGACAACGCGGTGTCGGTCGGCGCGGTCGCCGGGAAGCTCGGGCTGACGGGGACCGTCGTCGACGCACGCGGGCTGCCCTCCGAGCCGGAGAAGATGGCCGGGGCGCTCGACGAGGGCACCGTGTTCGGACGGGTCACCCCGCAGCAGAAGCGGGACATGGTGGGCGCGCTCCAGTCCCGCGGGCACACGGTCGCGATGACCGGCGACGGGGTCAACGACGTGCTGGCCCTGAAGGACGCCGACATCGGGGTGGCGATGGGCTCCGGTTCGGAGGCGACCCGGGCCGTCGCACAGATCGTGCTGCTCGACAACAGTTTCGCCGCGCTGCCGTCGGTGGTGGCCGAGGGGCGGCGGGTGATCGGCAACATCACCCGGGTCGCGACGCTGTTCCTGGTGAAGACCGTCTACTCGGTGCTGCTCGCGGTGCTGGTGGTCTGCTCGCAGGTGGAGTACCCGTTCCTGCCGCGCCATCTGACGCTGCTGTCCACGCTCACCATCGGCGTCCCGGCGTTCTTCCTGGCCCTGGCCCCGAACAAGGAGCGGGCGCGGCCGCACTTCGTACGGCGGGTCATGCGGTACGCGATCCCGGGCGGTGTACTGGCCGCGCTGGCGACCTTCGCCACCTACCTGCTCGCCCGCCACCACTACAGCGGTGAGGGAGCGCTGGACGCGGAGACGAGCGCGGCGACGCTGACGCTGTTCCTGATCTCGATGTGGGTGCTGGCGATCATCGCCCGCCCGTACACGTGGTGGCGGGTCGGGCTGGTGGCGACGATGGGCGCCGGTTTCCTGCTGGTGCTGGTCGTGCCGTGGCTCCAGGAGTTCTTCGCGCTGAAGCTGGTCGGGATGACGATGCCGTGGGTCGCGGTCGGCATCGCGGTGGCGGCGGCGGCCGTCCTGGAGGTTCTGTGGAGGTGGGTCGACCGCCGTTTCCCCGCGTAGGGCCTGTCCGGCGGATCACGTCCTGACGCCCGGCCCGGCGGGCGGACGCCGGCCTCGTACGGACGCGGCCCCACGCCTCAGGGAGGCGTGGGGCCGCGTGACCGGTCGTCCGGGGTGATTTACTTCACGTCGATGAAGTCTCCGGCGGCGTTGACGGCCGGGGTGGTCGTGGTGCCCGCGAAGGAGTACCGGTAGTAGCCGTCGACGGAGGCCTTGACCGTGGTCTTCAGGCTGCCAGCCGAGCCGCTCTTGATGGTCTTGACGGTGGTGTAGGTGCTGGAGCTCTTCTTACGGAACTGCAGCTTCACCGACTGGTTGGTGTAGCCGGCGTACTTCTTGGTCTCCCAGTTGGCGCGTGAGAGCGTGCCGGTGACGGTGATCGTCTTCCCCTTCTTCACCGGCTCGGGGGAGGCGTTGACGGTCAGCTTGGAGGCGCGCTGCACGGAGAAGGTCTTGGCCTTCTCCTTCTCCATGTAGTCGCCGTCCTTGGCCGCGGCGACGATCCACACCTTCCAGGTGCCGGCGACCGAGTTGATGAGGTTGTCCAACTGCTTCAGGGTGAAGGTGGCCTTGCAGGTCGACTTGGTGGCGTTGACCTTGGTGCACTTGGCAAGGTTGTCACTGCTGTCGGGGATGGCCCCGCTCTCGGGCTTCTGGATGGACGCGCCGCGGTACAGGATGGGCTGGGCCCAGTCGATGCCCGAGTTGTCGGTGGCGGTGAAGGTGAGAGTGACCTTCTTGGCGGCCGTGGGGCCGACGACGACGGCCTTGCCTCCGTTGACCACCACATCGGAGATCTTCGTGTCCCCGAAGGAGTCGTCGGCCTGCGCGGCCGGT
Coding sequences within it:
- a CDS encoding HAD-IC family P-type ATPase yields the protein MTPLDADTRAGAAHPAPLTSPVTGLTSAQVAERVALGQVNDVPVRSSRSLTEIVRANVLTRFNAIIGVLWVIMLGVAPIQDSLFGFVILANTGIGIIQEWRAKKTLDSLAVIGEARPTVRRDGVSAGIGTSQIVLDDLIEIGPGDKVVVDGVCAQADSLEIDESLLTGEADPVVKQPGDQVMSGSFVVAGGGSFQATRVGREAYAAQLAEEASRFTLVHSELRSGISTILKYVTWMMIPTATGLIVSQLFVKDDELKNSIARTVGGIVPMVPEGLVLLTSVAFAIGVVRLGRKQCLVQELPAIEGLARVDTVCLDKTGTLTEGGMDVTELHLLDTGTGTGTGRGANTGTGTGTGTGAAYVRDVLGALGVSDPRPNASLRAIADAYPAPGDWRRADALPFSSARKYSGAAFTEGDETASTWLLGAPDVLLDADDPALARTGRLNEQGLRVLLLARTERPLDDPEVAVGVRPTALVVLEQRLRPDAADTLAYFAEQDVDAKVISGDNAVSVGAVAGKLGLTGTVVDARGLPSEPEKMAGALDEGTVFGRVTPQQKRDMVGALQSRGHTVAMTGDGVNDVLALKDADIGVAMGSGSEATRAVAQIVLLDNSFAALPSVVAEGRRVIGNITRVATLFLVKTVYSVLLAVLVVCSQVEYPFLPRHLTLLSTLTIGVPAFFLALAPNKERARPHFVRRVMRYAIPGGVLAALATFATYLLARHHYSGEGALDAETSAATLTLFLISMWVLAIIARPYTWWRVGLVATMGAGFLLVLVVPWLQEFFALKLVGMTMPWVAVGIAVAAAAVLEVLWRWVDRRFPA
- a CDS encoding NCS2 family permease is translated as MSTSAPAKAPMPDQPGSSPGSGALDRYFKISERGSSLPREIRGGFATFFAMAYIIVLNPIILGSSKDLYGNQLDNGQLVTATALTAAFTTLLMGVIGNVPIALAAGLGVNSVVALQLAPRMSWPDAMGMVVLAGFIVMLLVATGLRERVMNAVPHGLRKAIAIGIGLFIMLIGLVDSGFISRIPDAAHTTVPMQLGSNGHLTGWPVLVFILGALLTLALIVRKVPGAILISIVAMTVLGVIINAVADIPSWGLTTPTWPGNPFATPDFGLIGEVSLFGGFGKVGVLTGVLFVFTVLLSCFFDAMGTIMGISDEAKLTDGEGQMPGINKVLFIDGVAVAAGGASSASATTAFVESTAGVGEGARTGFANVVTGALFAVALFLTPVATMVPSQAATPALLAVGFLILAGSIKEIDWADHTIAIPAFVTMVMMPFTYSITNGIGMGFITFVVLRLAAGRGKEVPVPLYVVSAVFAFYYLMPALGLT
- a CDS encoding ribbon-helix-helix protein, CopG family, with amino-acid sequence MGTDVLSLRMDHELLERLRQHAARRGMSVQDYVVQTLIRDDFDQRFQTAVEETEKFYDVT
- a CDS encoding DUF2530 domain-containing protein, which produces MAAFFSGLSDIVKGNPQHEAPEPLEGPVVATIVGGTILWFALFLMQLPFYGWFDDRGHTWWLWTCLAGGGLGFIGIWYVRRRDAAIKRTQAAQGAQTVDPMDAMDTVEAAEAASGIPEAESLRGASPAPSAD
- a CDS encoding calcium-binding protein, yielding MRIRATVAVVSGALALSALAVPAAQADDSFGDTKISDVVVNGGKAVVVGPTAAKKVTLTFTATDNSGIDWAQPILYRGASIQKPESGAIPDSSDNLAKCTKVNATKSTCKATFTLKQLDNLINSVAGTWKVWIVAAAKDGDYMEKEKAKTFSVQRASKLTVNASPEPVKKGKTITVTGTLSRANWETKKYAGYTNQSVKLQFRKKSSSTYTTVKTIKSGSAGSLKTTVKASVDGYYRYSFAGTTTTPAVNAAGDFIDVK